From Diaminobutyricibacter sp. McL0608, one genomic window encodes:
- a CDS encoding GuaB3 family IMP dehydrogenase-related protein, translated as MEIEIGRAKRARRVYAFDDVAVVPSRRTRDPEDVSVSWSIDAYQFAIPFLAAPMDSVVSPTTAIMMGQLGGLGVLDLEGVWTRYDDPEPLLAEIRQLPADRATARMQEIYSAPIDPGLVTQRLAEIRAGGVTVAGALSPQRTQELYKTVVEAGVDLFVIRGTTVSAEHVSKNVEPLNLKKFIYELDVPVVVGGAATYTAALHLMRTGAAGVLVGFGGGAASTTRATLGIHAPMATAVADVAGARRDYMDESGGRYVHVIADGGLGTSGDIVKAIACGADAVMLGTALARATDAPGGGLHWGTEAYHSQLPRGNRVEVGQVAPLEEILYGPAPVAEGTANLVGALRRSMATTGYSDLKEFQRVEVVVAPYHAH; from the coding sequence ATGGAGATTGAGATCGGGCGCGCCAAGCGTGCCCGCCGCGTATACGCCTTCGACGACGTCGCGGTGGTGCCCAGCCGTCGCACCCGAGATCCTGAAGATGTCTCGGTCTCCTGGTCGATCGACGCGTACCAGTTCGCGATCCCCTTCCTGGCCGCTCCGATGGACTCCGTCGTCTCGCCGACGACGGCGATCATGATGGGGCAGCTCGGCGGCCTCGGCGTACTCGATCTCGAAGGTGTCTGGACGCGCTACGACGACCCTGAACCGCTGCTCGCGGAGATCCGGCAGCTGCCCGCCGACAGAGCGACCGCGCGGATGCAGGAGATCTACTCCGCGCCGATCGATCCCGGCCTCGTGACACAGCGGCTCGCCGAGATCCGCGCGGGTGGGGTGACCGTCGCCGGCGCCCTGTCGCCGCAGCGCACGCAGGAGCTCTACAAGACGGTCGTCGAGGCGGGCGTCGACCTCTTCGTGATCCGCGGCACGACCGTGTCGGCCGAACATGTCTCGAAGAACGTCGAGCCGCTCAACCTGAAGAAGTTCATCTACGAGCTCGACGTCCCCGTCGTCGTGGGCGGAGCGGCGACCTACACGGCGGCACTCCACCTCATGCGCACCGGCGCCGCGGGCGTACTCGTCGGCTTCGGCGGAGGAGCCGCCTCCACGACCCGAGCGACGCTCGGCATCCACGCTCCGATGGCGACGGCCGTCGCCGACGTCGCGGGCGCGCGCCGTGACTACATGGACGAGTCGGGCGGCCGTTACGTGCATGTCATCGCCGACGGCGGGCTCGGCACCTCGGGAGACATCGTGAAGGCGATCGCATGCGGCGCCGATGCGGTCATGCTGGGCACTGCGCTGGCACGGGCCACGGATGCGCCCGGCGGCGGCCTGCACTGGGGTACCGAGGCGTACCATTCACAGCTTCCGCGTGGCAATCGGGTCGAAGTCGGCCAGGTCGCACCGCTGGAGGAGATCCTCTACGGCCCGGCACCCGTCGCGGAGGGCACGGCAAACCTGGTCGGAGCACTCCGACGGTCCATGGCGACCACCGGGTATTCAGACCTGAAGGAGTTCCAGCGCGTCGAAGTCGTCGTCGCGCCGTATCACGCGCACTAG
- a CDS encoding DUF3817 domain-containing protein has translation MALAPKPQDFPKIRGALKFYQVFAYITGIMLLLLVSEMIVKYGFHYELYAFGDHGVLAFVPWDPSGTLPVATGINLSTGILIAHGWLYVVYLFSDFRLWSLMRWNFAKFVQIALGGVIPFLSFFVEAIITKQVRTYLAGREAEEANLVEASH, from the coding sequence ATGGCCCTCGCACCCAAACCCCAGGACTTTCCGAAGATCCGCGGGGCCCTGAAGTTCTATCAGGTCTTCGCTTACATCACCGGAATCATGCTGCTCCTCCTGGTGAGCGAAATGATCGTCAAATACGGCTTCCACTACGAGCTCTACGCGTTCGGCGACCACGGTGTGCTCGCGTTCGTCCCGTGGGATCCGAGCGGAACCCTGCCGGTCGCCACCGGCATCAACCTCAGCACGGGCATCCTCATCGCCCACGGCTGGCTGTATGTCGTCTACCTCTTCTCCGACTTCCGCCTGTGGAGCCTGATGCGCTGGAACTTCGCCAAGTTCGTGCAGATCGCTCTCGGCGGCGTCATCCCGTTCCTGTCCTTCTTCGTCGAGGCGATCATCACGAAGCAGGTGCGAACCTATCTGGCCGGCCGCGAGGCCGAAGAAGCTAACCTCGTGGAGGCATCCCATTAG
- a CDS encoding Bax inhibitor-1/YccA family protein has product MALDNPAFSRNKAFASEAKTTTATAAPSAEALQQLYESPAASSHDTGRMTVEDTIVKTAISFVLLVAGGAVGWAFPALWVPAALVGFALALVNIFKKKPSAPLVLLYAAIEGVFVGAVSGVFEAKWEGIVVQAVLATVAVIAVTLALFASGKIRASARATKVFLIAMVGYLVFSVINLVLMWTGANTNPFGLRGSVEIFGIPLGLVLGVLVVIMGAYSLVLDFDYIQRGVANRAPREYGWSGAFGIMVTVVWLYLEILRMFAIARN; this is encoded by the coding sequence ATGGCACTCGACAACCCCGCATTCTCGCGGAACAAGGCGTTCGCTTCCGAGGCGAAGACGACGACCGCCACCGCCGCTCCGAGCGCTGAGGCGCTCCAGCAGCTGTATGAATCGCCCGCCGCGTCGTCGCACGACACGGGTCGGATGACGGTCGAAGACACGATCGTCAAGACGGCGATCAGCTTCGTGCTGCTCGTCGCAGGCGGTGCGGTCGGCTGGGCCTTCCCGGCCCTCTGGGTCCCTGCCGCGTTGGTCGGATTCGCTCTCGCTCTCGTCAACATCTTCAAGAAGAAGCCGTCGGCCCCGCTGGTTCTCCTCTATGCCGCAATCGAGGGCGTGTTCGTCGGCGCCGTCTCCGGTGTCTTCGAAGCCAAGTGGGAGGGCATCGTCGTCCAGGCCGTCCTGGCGACGGTCGCCGTGATCGCGGTGACCCTGGCACTCTTCGCGAGCGGCAAGATCCGCGCATCCGCGCGAGCCACGAAGGTCTTCCTCATCGCCATGGTGGGATACCTCGTCTTCTCGGTCATCAACCTGGTGCTCATGTGGACGGGCGCGAACACCAACCCGTTCGGCCTGCGCGGTTCCGTCGAGATCTTCGGCATCCCGCTCGGGCTGGTGCTGGGCGTCCTCGTCGTCATCATGGGCGCCTACTCGCTGGTGCTCGACTTCGACTACATCCAGCGCGGAGTCGCCAACCGGGCACCACGTGAGTACGGCTGGAGCGGCGCCTTCGGCATCATGGTCACCGTCGTCTGGCTGTACCTCGAGATCCTCCGCATGTTCGCGATCGCGCGAAACTAG
- the guaA gene encoding glutamine-hydrolyzing GMP synthase: MLTGADSANPTGPVLVVDFGAQYAQLIARRVREASVYSEIVPHTITAAEVAAKHPSGIVLSGGPSSVYEEGAPQLDSEILELGVPVLGICYGFQVMATTLGGEVAHTGQREYGSTDVTVSDAGILLDGQPEEQTAWMSHGDSVSKAPEGFAVLASTASTPVAAFASDERKLYGVQWHPEVKHSAYGQRVLENFLHRAAGIPADWNSGNVIADQVAAIRAQVGGGKVICALSGGVDSAVAAALVHKAVGDQLVCVFVDHGLLRKDERRQVEEDYVAATGVRLVTIDAEEQFLTALGGVSDPETKRKIIGREFIRTFEKAQADLVAEAAADGDPIRFLVQGTLYPDVVESGGGTGTANIKSHHNVGGLPEDLQFDLVEPLRTLFKDEVRAIGRELGLPEAIVGRQPFPGPGLGIRIVGEVTSERLDLLRDADAIVRAELTAAGLDTEIWQCPVVLLADVRSVGVQGDGRTYGHPIVLRPVSSEDAMTADWTRLPYDVLAKISNRITNEVAGVNRVVLDVTSKPPGTIEWE, translated from the coding sequence ATGCTCACCGGCGCCGACAGTGCGAATCCGACCGGTCCTGTACTCGTCGTCGATTTCGGCGCCCAGTATGCGCAGCTGATCGCACGACGCGTGCGTGAGGCGAGCGTCTACTCCGAGATCGTTCCTCACACGATCACTGCCGCCGAAGTGGCCGCGAAGCACCCGTCGGGAATCGTGCTCTCGGGCGGACCCTCGAGCGTCTACGAAGAGGGCGCACCGCAGCTCGACAGCGAGATCCTCGAACTCGGCGTGCCGGTGCTCGGCATCTGCTACGGCTTCCAGGTCATGGCGACGACCCTCGGCGGCGAAGTCGCCCACACCGGCCAGCGCGAGTACGGATCGACCGATGTCACCGTGAGCGATGCGGGCATCCTGCTCGACGGTCAGCCAGAAGAACAGACGGCGTGGATGAGCCACGGCGACTCGGTCTCCAAGGCGCCGGAGGGCTTCGCCGTGCTCGCCTCCACAGCATCGACTCCCGTGGCCGCCTTCGCGAGCGACGAGCGCAAGCTGTACGGCGTGCAGTGGCACCCCGAGGTCAAACACTCGGCCTACGGCCAGCGTGTGCTCGAGAACTTCCTTCACCGCGCGGCTGGAATCCCGGCCGACTGGAACAGCGGCAATGTCATCGCCGATCAGGTCGCGGCCATCCGCGCCCAGGTGGGCGGAGGCAAAGTCATCTGCGCGCTGAGCGGAGGCGTCGACTCCGCGGTCGCTGCAGCCCTCGTGCACAAAGCGGTCGGCGACCAGCTCGTCTGCGTGTTCGTCGATCACGGGCTGCTGCGCAAAGACGAGCGCCGACAGGTCGAAGAGGACTATGTCGCGGCGACGGGCGTGCGGCTCGTGACCATCGACGCCGAGGAGCAGTTCCTCACCGCGCTGGGCGGTGTCAGCGACCCGGAGACGAAGCGCAAGATCATCGGGCGCGAGTTCATCCGCACGTTCGAGAAGGCGCAGGCCGATCTCGTCGCCGAAGCGGCTGCAGACGGCGACCCCATCCGGTTCCTGGTGCAGGGTACGCTCTACCCCGACGTCGTCGAATCGGGTGGCGGAACGGGCACGGCGAACATCAAGAGCCACCACAACGTGGGCGGGCTGCCGGAAGACCTCCAGTTCGACCTGGTGGAGCCGCTGCGCACGCTCTTCAAAGACGAGGTGCGCGCCATCGGCCGCGAGCTCGGGCTTCCCGAGGCCATCGTCGGGCGCCAGCCGTTCCCCGGCCCGGGCCTCGGAATCCGTATCGTCGGCGAGGTCACGTCGGAGCGTCTCGACCTGCTTCGTGATGCCGACGCCATCGTGCGTGCCGAACTCACGGCGGCAGGCCTCGACACCGAGATCTGGCAGTGCCCGGTCGTGCTGCTGGCCGATGTGCGATCAGTGGGCGTCCAGGGCGATGGTCGCACCTACGGGCACCCGATCGTCCTGCGTCCGGTCTCCAGCGAAGACGCGATGACCGCCGACTGGACACGTCTGCCGTACGACGTGCTCGCGAAGATCTCCAACCGCATCACGAACGAAGTCGCCGGGGTCAACCGGGTCGTGCTCGACGTCACGTCGAAGCCGCCGGGCACCATCGAGTGGGAGTAG
- a CDS encoding cation:proton antiporter, whose product MHLGEDLIVLGLLLLVAYVLGRLGKLVGLPAIPIYMIVGLLASPHTGWFPLNFDSHYIELIAIFGLILLLFNLGLEFDQDEFFGNFGKLIISGGSYVVINMGVGLIFGFMVGWGTREALIIAGMTATSSSAIVTKLLIELNRLANRETPMILGVTVVEDIFIAIYLAIVSVVLSGETDFWPIVAKLAIAFTFLVVMFSLARWGGRVVSRFFRTKDDELFTILFFGLAVLFAGIGEILGVTDAIGAFLIGLVLGATKYRNKIEHIAIPLRDVFAAFFFLNFGLALNPAQFPSVIVPVVAAVGMTLVLNIAAGQFVAWINGLGPQAGINTTVILQNRGEFALILATLSVSAGLDPRIQPFAGLYVLIMAVIGPLLAANSEKIGAMILRTGSSKKRSRPKRDPMLDEEIALVEAATADLDSAATTDTGTRQAVDRVIEQAMQQQDTSGDRKRD is encoded by the coding sequence ATGCATCTCGGCGAAGACCTCATCGTTCTCGGCCTGCTCCTGCTCGTGGCGTACGTGCTGGGGCGTCTCGGCAAGCTGGTGGGTCTCCCCGCGATACCGATCTACATGATCGTCGGGCTGCTGGCCAGCCCGCACACCGGGTGGTTCCCCCTCAACTTCGACTCGCACTACATCGAGCTGATCGCCATCTTCGGGCTGATCCTGCTGTTGTTCAACCTGGGTCTCGAGTTCGACCAGGACGAGTTCTTCGGCAATTTCGGCAAGCTGATCATCTCGGGTGGCTCCTACGTCGTCATCAATATGGGCGTCGGACTCATCTTCGGGTTCATGGTGGGGTGGGGCACCCGCGAGGCGCTGATCATCGCGGGGATGACGGCCACGTCGTCGAGTGCGATCGTCACGAAGCTGCTCATCGAGCTCAACCGGTTGGCCAATCGGGAGACCCCGATGATCCTGGGTGTCACCGTCGTCGAGGACATCTTCATCGCCATCTACCTCGCCATCGTCTCGGTCGTGCTGAGCGGGGAGACCGACTTCTGGCCGATCGTGGCGAAGCTTGCGATCGCCTTCACCTTCCTGGTCGTGATGTTCTCTCTCGCCCGCTGGGGCGGGCGCGTGGTCTCTCGCTTCTTCCGAACGAAAGACGACGAGCTCTTCACGATCCTGTTCTTCGGTCTCGCGGTCCTCTTCGCCGGCATCGGCGAGATCCTGGGCGTGACCGACGCGATCGGCGCCTTCCTCATCGGACTCGTCCTCGGCGCGACGAAGTATCGAAACAAGATCGAGCACATTGCGATCCCGCTCCGAGACGTATTCGCGGCGTTCTTCTTCCTCAATTTCGGGCTGGCCCTCAACCCCGCGCAGTTCCCCTCCGTGATCGTTCCGGTCGTCGCTGCGGTGGGTATGACCCTGGTACTGAACATCGCCGCCGGCCAGTTCGTCGCCTGGATCAACGGGCTCGGACCGCAGGCCGGCATCAACACCACAGTGATCCTCCAGAACAGGGGCGAGTTCGCGCTGATTCTCGCGACCCTGTCGGTCAGCGCCGGACTCGATCCGCGCATCCAGCCGTTCGCCGGCCTCTACGTGCTCATCATGGCCGTGATCGGGCCGCTGCTCGCAGCAAACTCCGAGAAGATCGGTGCGATGATTTTGCGGACCGGCTCATCGAAGAAGAGGTCACGGCCGAAACGCGATCCCATGCTCGATGAGGAGATCGCGCTCGTCGAAGCGGCGACCGCCGACCTCGACTCGGCAGCGACCACGGATACGGGCACCAGGCAGGCGGTCGATCGCGTGATCGAGCAGGCGATGCAGCAACAGGACACCAGCGGGGACCGGAAGCGGGATTGA
- a CDS encoding glycerol-3-phosphate dehydrogenase/oxidase has protein sequence MVKEDQSGQTLSSPSKLGPAERAEAIQALKDTELDILVVGGGIVGTGSAVDAVTRGLTVGLVEARDFASGTSSRSSKLVHGGIRYLEQLDFRLVREALIERGLLLQRIAPHLVKPVRFLYPLKKRVIERAYVGAGMMLYDIFSYTGLRPPGVPHHRHLSKRQVMRAIPSLASDALVGGITYYDAQVDDARYVANLARTAAHYGAHVASRVRVEGFIKVGERVVGVRAHDLENDERFDIRAKQVVNATGVWTDDTQAMVGERGQFKVRASKGIHLVVPRDRFQSKMGLLLRTEKSVLFVIPWGRHWLIGTTDTDWHLDKAHPAATAADIDYLLEHVNAVVGVPLTREDVEGVYAGLRPLLAGESEQTSKLSREHLVAHSVPGLVVIAGGKWTTYRIMAKDAIDAAVDALDGKIPQSTTQEIALVGAEGYQAAWNARGRIAATTGLHIARIEHLLNRYGTMAEDLLELVKSDPSLGEPLPGADDYIGAEVVYAASNEGALHLEDVLARRTRISIEAWDRGVSAAPVAAKLMAAVLGWDAKREEHEVQVYLQRVAAERASQLQPDDESAEAIRLEAPDIVNT, from the coding sequence ATGGTCAAGGAGGATCAGTCCGGCCAGACACTGTCCAGCCCGTCGAAGCTCGGCCCGGCCGAGCGGGCGGAGGCGATCCAGGCCCTGAAGGACACCGAACTCGACATCCTCGTCGTCGGCGGCGGAATCGTCGGAACCGGCAGCGCGGTGGATGCGGTGACACGCGGCCTCACCGTCGGGCTCGTCGAGGCGCGCGACTTCGCATCCGGTACCTCCAGCAGGTCGTCCAAGCTCGTCCACGGTGGCATCCGGTACCTCGAGCAACTCGACTTCCGCCTGGTACGTGAGGCGCTCATCGAGCGCGGCCTCCTCCTCCAGCGCATCGCACCGCACCTGGTCAAGCCGGTGCGATTCCTCTACCCCCTCAAGAAGCGCGTGATCGAACGCGCCTATGTGGGTGCGGGCATGATGCTGTACGACATCTTCTCGTACACCGGCCTCCGGCCGCCGGGCGTCCCCCATCACCGTCACCTGTCCAAGCGTCAGGTGATGCGCGCGATCCCGAGCCTTGCCAGCGACGCACTGGTCGGCGGCATCACCTATTACGACGCCCAGGTCGACGACGCCCGCTACGTGGCGAACCTCGCGCGGACGGCTGCGCATTACGGCGCCCATGTGGCCAGCCGTGTTCGCGTCGAGGGGTTCATCAAGGTCGGCGAGCGGGTCGTGGGAGTGCGCGCGCACGACCTCGAGAACGACGAGCGTTTCGACATCCGCGCCAAGCAGGTCGTCAATGCGACCGGCGTGTGGACCGACGATACCCAGGCCATGGTCGGCGAACGCGGGCAGTTCAAAGTGCGCGCTTCGAAGGGCATCCACCTCGTGGTCCCGCGCGACCGGTTCCAGTCGAAGATGGGGCTCTTGCTGCGCACCGAGAAGAGCGTGCTGTTCGTGATCCCCTGGGGCCGGCACTGGCTGATCGGCACCACCGACACCGACTGGCACCTCGACAAGGCGCATCCGGCCGCGACAGCTGCCGACATCGACTACCTGCTCGAGCACGTCAATGCGGTGGTGGGCGTTCCGCTGACGCGCGAAGACGTCGAAGGCGTCTACGCGGGGCTGCGCCCGCTTCTCGCAGGAGAGTCGGAGCAGACGTCCAAGCTCTCGAGGGAACATCTCGTGGCCCACTCGGTGCCGGGGCTCGTCGTGATCGCGGGCGGCAAGTGGACGACGTACCGCATCATGGCGAAGGATGCCATCGACGCAGCCGTCGACGCCCTCGACGGCAAGATTCCGCAGAGCACGACGCAGGAGATCGCGCTCGTCGGTGCGGAGGGATACCAGGCCGCCTGGAACGCCCGCGGACGGATCGCAGCCACGACCGGTCTCCACATCGCCCGGATCGAACACCTGCTCAACCGCTACGGAACGATGGCCGAAGACCTCCTCGAACTTGTGAAGTCGGACCCATCGCTCGGTGAGCCCCTGCCCGGTGCTGACGACTACATCGGCGCAGAGGTCGTGTATGCGGCGTCGAACGAAGGCGCGCTGCACCTGGAGGACGTGCTCGCGCGACGCACCCGCATCTCGATCGAGGCCTGGGACCGCGGAGTGTCGGCTGCACCGGTCGCCGCGAAGCTCATGGCGGCCGTCCTCGGGTGGGATGCGAAGCGCGAGGAGCACGAGGTGCAGGTCTACCTGCAACGGGTCGCCGCCGAGCGCGCGAGCCAGCTCCAGCCCGACGACGAGTCCGCGGAAGCGATCCGGCTGGAGGCCCCCGACATCGTCAACACCTGA
- a CDS encoding MalY/PatB family protein, with amino-acid sequence MQVVADPLAELRDRTSEKWPAFPPDVLPLFVAEMDYPLAEPIAEALIAAVRRSDTGYIGPDDDVQRAFCAFAHRHWDWTVQPDRVTTTTDVSVVIVEALRLVIRPGDGVVINPPVYPPFFDLIPKASGRVVEVPLADEDDRGLRLDLEGIERAFAAGAKAFLLCNPHNPLGLVHSAAELRAVAELADRYGVAVVSDEIHAPLTHSDATFTPYLTVSEAARRHGIAAHSASKAWNLAGLKCALIVTAHDAMAARTATPPKEVEVRTSLFGRIATAAALSSGDEWRAGMLSSVEASRHLLGDLLREQLPDVVFRQPHASFLAWLDFRQLGWGDDPSARALAAKVALVPGTEFGTQGRGFVRLNFACSPEVLTEAIERLATAARTA; translated from the coding sequence ATGCAGGTTGTCGCCGATCCACTGGCCGAACTCCGGGACCGCACGAGCGAGAAGTGGCCCGCGTTCCCGCCCGATGTGCTCCCCCTCTTCGTGGCCGAGATGGACTATCCACTCGCCGAGCCGATCGCCGAGGCGCTCATCGCCGCAGTGAGACGCTCGGACACGGGGTACATCGGGCCCGACGACGACGTGCAGCGCGCCTTCTGCGCATTCGCGCATCGGCACTGGGACTGGACGGTGCAGCCCGACCGGGTCACGACGACGACCGACGTCAGCGTCGTTATCGTCGAGGCACTGCGCCTGGTGATCCGGCCCGGTGACGGCGTCGTGATCAACCCCCCGGTCTATCCGCCGTTCTTCGACCTGATCCCCAAGGCAAGCGGGCGAGTCGTCGAGGTGCCACTGGCCGACGAGGACGATCGTGGTCTTCGACTCGATCTCGAGGGGATCGAACGAGCCTTTGCGGCTGGTGCGAAGGCCTTCCTGCTGTGCAACCCGCACAATCCCCTCGGCCTCGTCCACAGCGCCGCCGAGCTCCGCGCTGTCGCCGAGCTCGCCGATCGCTACGGCGTCGCCGTGGTGAGCGATGAGATCCATGCGCCGCTGACCCATTCCGACGCAACGTTCACGCCGTACCTCACCGTCTCTGAGGCAGCGCGCCGGCACGGCATCGCAGCGCACTCGGCGAGCAAGGCCTGGAACCTGGCAGGTCTCAAATGCGCCCTCATCGTGACGGCCCACGACGCGATGGCCGCCCGAACGGCGACGCCCCCCAAGGAGGTCGAGGTGCGCACGAGCCTGTTCGGTCGCATCGCGACAGCCGCAGCGCTCTCGTCCGGCGACGAGTGGCGCGCAGGAATGCTGTCCTCGGTCGAGGCGAGTCGTCACCTGCTCGGCGATCTTCTTCGGGAACAGCTGCCCGACGTCGTATTCCGCCAGCCGCATGCAAGTTTTCTCGCCTGGCTCGACTTCCGGCAGCTCGGGTGGGGCGATGACCCGAGTGCGCGCGCCCTCGCCGCCAAAGTCGCCCTGGTACCCGGGACGGAGTTCGGAACGCAGGGCCGCGGCTTCGTGCGCCTGAACTTCGCCTGCTCACCCGAGGTCCTCACCGAAGCGATCGAGCGCCTCGCTACCGCGGCCCGGACCGCGTGA
- a CDS encoding SURF1 family cytochrome oxidase biogenesis protein, translating to MTISDTTGSGETTLFQMMLRPRWIGALVLALALAAGFAWLGQWQLERAIDSGKVIDSPSETVLPLDTVAKPGGPITDVATGQLVRFTGSFVPTDYQLLQGRLNHGTAGWWVVGHFTLAPKDPGGAPVALAIARGWAPDKVTAESVAARLANEPAAQQEVVGRLLPTEAPEVPDPKGDPTVMTTMSSAALYNLWTGVDGVAVYEAYVVERTPPAGLDKIDSPPPIQQQTLNWLNIFYAAEWIIFAGFAIFFWYRLVKDAKEKEDEEREQLLAERAALGESAGSRNVN from the coding sequence TTGACCATTAGCGACACGACAGGCAGCGGCGAGACGACGCTGTTCCAGATGATGCTGCGCCCGCGCTGGATCGGGGCACTCGTGCTCGCCCTCGCGCTCGCAGCAGGGTTCGCCTGGCTCGGCCAGTGGCAGCTCGAGCGGGCCATCGATTCCGGCAAGGTCATCGATTCGCCCAGCGAGACGGTGCTCCCGCTCGACACGGTGGCGAAGCCCGGCGGCCCGATCACCGACGTCGCGACCGGTCAGCTCGTCCGGTTCACCGGGTCGTTCGTCCCGACGGACTACCAGTTGCTCCAGGGGCGCCTCAACCACGGAACCGCCGGCTGGTGGGTGGTCGGCCACTTCACCCTCGCCCCGAAGGACCCGGGGGGAGCGCCGGTGGCCCTGGCGATCGCACGCGGATGGGCCCCCGACAAGGTGACCGCGGAATCAGTGGCTGCCCGCCTCGCCAACGAACCTGCGGCGCAGCAGGAGGTCGTCGGCCGTCTTCTGCCCACCGAGGCGCCCGAAGTGCCCGATCCCAAGGGCGACCCGACCGTGATGACGACGATGTCCTCGGCCGCCCTTTACAACCTGTGGACAGGCGTCGACGGCGTTGCTGTATACGAGGCCTACGTGGTGGAGCGCACGCCGCCTGCGGGGCTGGACAAGATCGACTCGCCGCCTCCCATCCAGCAGCAGACGCTCAACTGGCTCAACATCTTCTACGCAGCCGAGTGGATCATCTTCGCCGGCTTCGCCATCTTCTTCTGGTATCGGCTCGTGAAAGACGCCAAGGAGAAAGAAGACGAGGAACGCGAGCAGCTGCTCGCCGAGCGGGCCGCTCTCGGCGAGAGCGCAGGCAGCAGGAACGTAAACTAG
- a CDS encoding cation:proton antiporter regulatory subunit — translation MVDVRRVKLPGVGVLHTFVTDDGGKVGVIAHRSGHSDLITFSDHEDGADVTKVSLRLNEDEAHTLAELLGGTQITESLTALDQIPGLSIDWFTVDYEDHIAGQQLGRPGERGIVGLTVVAVVRGESANPAPAPDFKVFPGDTLVVAGSPEKVAKAFAFFRSGALPTRGADAADAPPGG, via the coding sequence ATGGTTGACGTTCGACGGGTCAAGCTCCCCGGGGTCGGTGTGCTCCACACCTTCGTTACAGACGACGGTGGCAAGGTCGGCGTCATCGCCCACCGTTCCGGCCACAGCGACCTGATCACGTTCTCGGATCACGAGGACGGCGCAGATGTGACGAAGGTCTCGCTGCGCCTCAACGAAGACGAAGCACACACGCTCGCGGAACTCCTCGGCGGCACGCAGATCACCGAGTCGCTCACGGCGCTCGACCAGATCCCCGGGCTCAGCATCGACTGGTTCACGGTCGACTACGAGGACCACATCGCGGGGCAGCAGCTCGGCAGGCCCGGCGAGCGCGGAATCGTGGGACTGACCGTCGTGGCGGTCGTCCGTGGCGAGTCCGCCAACCCGGCCCCGGCTCCCGACTTCAAGGTCTTCCCCGGCGACACACTGGTCGTCGCCGGGTCACCGGAGAAGGTTGCGAAGGCTTTCGCGTTCTTCCGGTCCGGTGCGCTGCCCACCCGCGGTGCCGACGCCGCCGACGCTCCGCCCGGGGGGTAG